One window of Phycodurus eques isolate BA_2022a chromosome 8, UOR_Pequ_1.1, whole genome shotgun sequence genomic DNA carries:
- the pcsk9 gene encoding proprotein convertase subtilisin/kexin type 9 yields the protein MSSDVIQLVLKLPHVQYVEEDSFIFAQSAPWNLRKLLKPYPGSTLENATYNPPNDGGMAKVYLMDGGVRGSHRELQGRVVATDFSEILEEDAVKVHLQASRCNSHGTHVAAVVSGADSGVARGAGVHLVPVFNCHGRGSVSGALAGLDYIRESVRGRSTVVLLPFVGAFSRSLNVASRELVASGGVVVAAAGNYRDDACLYSPASEPEVITVGAVDVLDRLVAQGAGGTNFGPCVDLFAPGDDIIGASSECDTCFTARSGTSQAAAHVAGIAAVILSSNQKALPLQVLHTMLRSSTGGTVDVRPLLGTYRLTTPNLVAAMPPPVNNTTSGGLLCRSVWSERPGASGADQTIPKTIVRCRRGELMMGCRSYHPHRSRPGQAIHVKPADVMECEARGAVHAVARCCVTDGLPLHLSGSECRVSESGVRPSCPPGWTPTEWRPVAGGDAKRADAEGVTVCCRSKRV from the exons ATGAGCAGTGATGTCATTCAACTG GTGCTGAAGCTCCCTCATGTCCAATACGTGGAGGAGGACTCCTTCATCTTTGCTCAGAGCGCCCCCTGGAACCTCCGCAAGTTACTGAAGCCTTACCCTGGCAGCACCTTGGAAAACGCAACGTACAATCCGCCCA ATGACGGCGGCATGGCGAAGGTTTATCTGATGGACGGCGGCGTTCGGGGTTCTCACAGGGAGCTGCAAGGACGAGTGGTCGCCACAGATTTCAGCGAGATCCTGGAGGAAGATGCAGTCAAAGTACA TCTCCAGGCTAGTCGATGCAACAGTCATGGCACGCACGTAGCAGCCGTGGTGAGCGGGGCGGACTCGGGTGTGGCCCGAGGTGCGGGCGTCCACTTGGTGCCGGTGTTCAACTGTCATGGGCGAGGTTCCGTGTCGGGGGCTCTGGCAG GCTTGGACTACATTCGGGAAAGCGTACGTGGGCGTTCAACTGTCGTGTTGCTGCCTTTCGTCGGCGCCTTCAGCCGCTCGCTGAACGTGGCCAGTCGTGAGCTGGTGGCGAGCGGCGGCGTGGTCGTGGCTGCAGCCGGGAACTACCGAGACGACGCCTGCCTCTACTCGCCGGCATCCGAACCTGAG GTGATCACTGTGGGGGCGGTCGATGTTTTGGACCGGCTGGTGGCGCAAGGGGCGGGCGGCACCAATTTCGGGCCGTGCGTAGACCTATTTGCGCCCGGTGATGACATCATCGGCGCTAGCAGCGAATGCGACACCTGCTTCACGGCCCGCAGCGGAACCTCACAAGCGGCCGCGCACGTGGCAG gCATCGCGGCAGTGATCCTGTCATCCAATCAGAAAGCGTTGCCACTGCAGGTCCTTCACACAATGTTACGCTCCTCCACCGGCGGTACCGTGGACGTCCGCCCGCTTTTGGGAACGTATCGCCTTACCACCCCTAACCTGGTGGCCGCCATGCCACCTCCTGTCAACAACACAACAA GTGGGGGGCTTCTGTGTCGCTCTGTGTGGTCAGAGAGGCCCGGAGCCTCCGGTGCAGACCAGACCATCCCCAAGACAATTGTTCGTTGCCGTCGGGGGGAGCTGATGATGGGCTGCAGAAGCTACCATCCACACAGAAGCCGACCAGGACAAGCCATTCAC GTAAAACCTGCCGATGTGATGGAGTGCGAGGCCCGTGGGGCAGTTCACGCCGTGGCCCGCTGCTGCGTGACGGACGGCCTGCCACTCCACTTATCAG GCTCCGAGTGCAGAGTGTCAGAATCGGGGGTCCGCCCTTCCTGTCCTCCGGGCTGGACCCCGACCGAGTGGAGGCCCGTTGCCGGGGGCGACGCCAAGAGGGCCGACGCCGAGGGGGTCACCGTCTGCTGTCGTAGCAAAAGAGTGTAa